One segment of Vagococcus martis DNA contains the following:
- the pknB gene encoding Stk1 family PASTA domain-containing Ser/Thr kinase, which translates to MINIGTKIGGRYEIIGNIGSGGMANVYLARDLILNREVAIKVLRFDFQDDQNAIRRFQREALAATEMVHPNIVSVYDVGEENGMQYIVMEYVRGTDLKHYIRNYSPIPLDTVVYMMEQILSAVSLAHEHGIIHRDLKPQNILVDEQGNVKITDFGIAIALSETSLTQTNTLLGSVHYLSPEQARGGMSTRQSDIYALGIILYELLTGQVPFEGESAVSIALKHFQKDVPSVRQYNPSIPQALENVVLHATAKEVSDRYKTVNDMYSDLSTSLSPERANEPVYAPSSMTDETIMLTPVKEPEPVVSKMPLEESDLDLHNQNDETSNDKPRSKKRGKVIATILGILVVIGIGLFALGTKQDEVTIPNIENMPQSEAIKALEAKKIKVNPKIETISDDKIEEGRVVKTQPPIGSKIKQKGEIVLYISSGKKSVSMMDVEGMSKNEAKQALIKFGFKENNISEKQEASSDVEKDNVMSQSIQPGTEIVPENEKITLTISKGPDSFSLAYLTGYTRDQVARYIDSEGLLLRSEGQDYSSSVPQGQVLYTTPAGGTPVKKGDYITVVYSLGPEPVKTEPSSSTEHSSDTTDSTETTQHSGEGNQTNQNQGNQNNNQQNQNNGNTKPSQSEPKEKKE; encoded by the coding sequence ATGATAAACATAGGAACAAAAATAGGGGGACGCTATGAAATAATTGGTAATATTGGTAGCGGTGGTATGGCAAATGTTTATTTGGCTCGAGATCTGATTTTGAATCGTGAAGTTGCAATTAAAGTATTGCGTTTTGATTTTCAAGATGACCAAAACGCCATTCGACGTTTTCAACGTGAAGCACTAGCAGCGACAGAAATGGTTCATCCCAATATTGTGAGTGTTTATGATGTTGGTGAAGAAAATGGCATGCAGTATATTGTCATGGAATATGTTCGAGGAACAGATTTAAAACACTATATTCGTAACTATTCCCCAATCCCATTAGATACGGTTGTTTATATGATGGAACAAATTTTGTCAGCTGTTTCACTTGCCCATGAACATGGCATTATTCACCGAGATTTGAAGCCACAAAATATTTTAGTTGATGAACAAGGCAATGTGAAAATTACTGATTTTGGTATTGCAATCGCGTTATCTGAGACATCTTTAACTCAAACTAATACACTGCTTGGTTCTGTTCATTATTTATCACCAGAACAAGCAAGAGGTGGTATGTCGACTAGGCAATCAGATATTTATGCTTTAGGGATTATTCTCTATGAGTTGTTAACAGGACAGGTGCCCTTTGAAGGAGAATCAGCTGTTTCAATCGCATTGAAACACTTCCAAAAAGATGTGCCATCAGTCCGTCAATATAATCCAAGTATTCCTCAGGCATTAGAAAATGTGGTGCTTCATGCAACAGCGAAAGAAGTGTCTGATCGATACAAAACAGTCAATGACATGTATTCAGATTTGAGTACTTCTCTAAGCCCTGAAAGAGCAAATGAACCAGTTTACGCACCAAGTTCTATGACAGATGAGACAATCATGTTAACTCCTGTTAAAGAACCTGAACCAGTCGTATCAAAAATGCCATTAGAAGAATCTGATTTGGATTTACATAATCAAAATGATGAAACATCAAATGACAAACCTCGATCGAAAAAAAGAGGAAAGGTAATTGCTACTATTCTTGGTATACTAGTTGTGATAGGTATTGGATTATTTGCATTAGGAACTAAGCAAGATGAGGTGACTATTCCTAATATAGAAAACATGCCACAGTCTGAAGCGATTAAGGCATTAGAAGCAAAGAAAATTAAAGTTAATCCTAAAATAGAGACAATTTCTGATGATAAAATAGAAGAAGGACGTGTTGTTAAAACACAACCACCTATTGGATCTAAAATTAAGCAAAAGGGAGAAATTGTTCTGTATATCAGTTCGGGTAAAAAATCTGTCTCGATGATGGATGTTGAGGGAATGTCAAAAAATGAAGCGAAACAAGCACTAATAAAATTTGGGTTTAAAGAAAATAACATTAGTGAAAAACAGGAAGCTTCTAGTGATGTGGAAAAAGATAATGTGATGTCACAAAGTATTCAACCTGGAACAGAAATTGTTCCTGAAAATGAAAAAATCACCTTAACTATTAGTAAAGGTCCGGATAGCTTTTCGCTTGCTTATTTGACAGGATACACACGAGACCAAGTAGCTAGATATATTGACAGTGAAGGATTGTTATTACGAAGTGAAGGACAGGATTATAGTTCTTCTGTTCCACAAGGCCAAGTTCTATATACAACACCCGCTGGAGGAACACCAGTTAAAAAAGGTGATTATATTACAGTAGTTTATTCATTAGGGCCTGAACCTGTGAAAACTGAACCAAGTAGTTCAACAGAACATTCAAGCGACACAACAGATTCTACTGAAACGACACAACATTCTGGAGAAGGAAATCAAACGAATCAAAATCAAGGAAACCAAAATAATAATCAACAAAATCAAAATAACGGAAATACCAAGCCAAGTCAAAGTGAACCAAAAGAGAAAAAAGAATAG
- the rsgA gene encoding ribosome small subunit-dependent GTPase A: MPKGQICKALSGFYYIDYKGKRYQTRARGNFRNRNITPLVGDWVEFESTNETDGYILDVYERKNDLVRPPVANIDQGVVVSSCVEPNFSTNLLDRFLVTLSEKDIAPIIYVTKMDLASDDVKQEMSEIQKAYEQIGYPILLAEKESLDDLTNFFKDKLTVFMGQSGAGKSTLLNQLSPDLSLKVGEISESLGRGRHTTRHVELIDLFDGLVADTPGFSSIDFLEMTLDELPKRFPEFVEASAYCKFRECKHRHEPKCEVKRRVETGEILASRYDHYLQFYDEIDSRKPVYKKNK, translated from the coding sequence ATGCCTAAAGGACAAATCTGTAAAGCGTTAAGTGGTTTTTATTACATTGACTATAAAGGCAAGCGTTATCAAACACGAGCACGAGGAAATTTTAGAAATCGAAATATTACACCGCTTGTTGGTGATTGGGTAGAATTTGAAAGCACAAACGAAACAGATGGCTATATTTTAGATGTTTATGAACGAAAAAATGATTTAGTTAGGCCACCTGTTGCTAACATTGATCAAGGTGTCGTTGTATCGAGTTGTGTGGAACCTAATTTTTCTACTAATCTATTGGATCGATTTTTGGTTACGTTATCTGAAAAAGATATCGCACCCATTATTTATGTTACGAAGATGGACTTAGCTAGTGATGATGTGAAGCAAGAGATGAGCGAAATCCAGAAAGCCTATGAACAGATTGGGTACCCTATTTTACTTGCAGAGAAAGAATCATTAGATGATTTAACAAATTTTTTTAAAGATAAGTTAACGGTGTTTATGGGACAATCAGGTGCAGGTAAGTCAACTTTGTTAAATCAATTATCACCAGATTTATCACTAAAAGTAGGAGAGATTTCCGAAAGTTTGGGACGAGGTCGCCATACGACAAGACATGTTGAACTGATCGATTTATTTGACGGATTAGTGGCAGATACTCCTGGTTTTAGTTCAATTGATTTCTTAGAAATGACATTAGATGAATTGCCAAAACGTTTTCCAGAATTTGTTGAAGCGTCAGCTTACTGTAAATTTAGAGAATGCAAACATCGTCATGAACCAAAATGTGAAGTGAAGAGAAGAGTTGAAACTGGTGAAATATTAGCTAGTCGATATGACCACTATTTACAATTTTATGATGAGATTGATAGCCGAAAACCAGTATATAAAAAAAATAAATAA
- the rpe gene encoding ribulose-phosphate 3-epimerase: MVKIAPSILSADFSKLGEDVKRVDKAGADYIHIDVMDGQFVPNITFGPALISSIRPVTDLVFDVHLMIVDPERFIDEFAKAGSDIITVHAESTTHLHRVIQQIKASGVKAGVVINPGTPVEMIKPVLSMVDLVLVMTVNPGFGGQKFISECLDKVSELAELRQVKGYTYEIEVDGGVDDKTAKECVEAGADVLVAGSYVYKYDDVTEPIKKLKEAGK; the protein is encoded by the coding sequence ATGGTAAAGATAGCACCGTCAATATTAAGCGCAGATTTTTCAAAATTGGGAGAAGATGTTAAACGTGTTGATAAAGCTGGGGCAGATTATATTCACATTGATGTAATGGATGGACAATTTGTTCCGAATATTACGTTCGGTCCAGCCCTTATTTCATCTATTCGTCCTGTGACTGATTTAGTGTTTGATGTTCACTTGATGATAGTAGATCCGGAACGCTTTATTGATGAGTTTGCAAAAGCAGGGTCTGATATTATTACCGTTCATGCTGAAAGTACGACTCATTTACACCGTGTCATTCAACAAATTAAAGCAAGTGGCGTGAAAGCTGGCGTGGTCATTAATCCAGGAACACCAGTTGAGATGATCAAGCCTGTTTTATCAATGGTTGATTTAGTCTTAGTGATGACAGTTAATCCAGGATTTGGTGGTCAAAAATTCATATCAGAATGTTTAGATAAAGTAAGTGAACTAGCAGAGTTACGACAAGTTAAAGGATACACCTATGAAATTGAAGTAGACGGTGGCGTGGACGATAAGACTGCAAAAGAATGTGTTGAAGCAGGAGCAGATGTGTTAGTTGCCGGATCATATGTTTATAAATATGATGATGTAACTGAGCCGATTAAAAAATTAAAAGAAGCAGGTAAGTAA
- a CDS encoding thiamine diphosphokinase yields MKKSVIVLAGSDKSLWPSMDIFDEASHIIGVDRGAYEGVRHGLSIDMAVGDFDSLSLEELSYVKEHVEKVTQYPAEKDETDTEIGISVASELSEDAKIILIGGTGGRLDHFLANLWLPFQERFKTIATRFVIKDNQNTLSYFLPGDYTIEKEPDKKYLAYVCLTPMTHLSLYDAKYRLDDVDVIQPTSYASNEFVGKTTRFSFASGMMCVIQSKDK; encoded by the coding sequence ATGAAAAAGTCGGTTATTGTGTTGGCCGGTAGTGATAAATCATTATGGCCAAGCATGGATATATTTGATGAAGCTAGTCATATTATTGGGGTTGATAGGGGAGCTTACGAGGGTGTTCGTCATGGATTATCTATTGATATGGCGGTAGGAGATTTTGACTCACTAAGTCTTGAAGAACTTTCTTATGTTAAAGAACATGTAGAAAAAGTGACGCAATACCCAGCTGAAAAAGATGAGACGGATACTGAAATTGGTATTTCTGTCGCTAGTGAACTATCAGAAGACGCTAAAATCATCCTAATAGGTGGCACGGGTGGGCGTTTAGATCATTTCTTAGCTAATCTATGGCTACCATTCCAAGAACGGTTTAAAACGATTGCTACAAGGTTTGTGATAAAAGACAATCAAAATACGCTTTCTTATTTTCTACCGGGAGATTATACGATTGAAAAAGAGCCAGATAAAAAATATTTAGCATATGTTTGTTTAACACCTATGACACATTTATCTTTATATGATGCGAAGTATCGTTTAGATGATGTTGATGTGATACAACCAACTTCCTATGCAAGTAATGAATTCGTTGGCAAAACAACAAGATTTTCATTTGCAAGTGGTATGATGTGTGTCATCCAATCTAAAGACAAATAA
- the rpmB gene encoding 50S ribosomal protein L28: protein MAKQCYITGRKARTGNNRSHAMNASKRTWGANLQKVRILVDGKPKKVWVSARALKSGKVERV from the coding sequence ATGGCAAAACAATGTTATATAACTGGTCGTAAAGCAAGAACTGGTAACAACCGTTCTCACGCAATGAACGCATCTAAACGTACTTGGGGAGCTAATCTTCAAAAAGTCCGTATTTTAGTTGACGGTAAACCAAAAAAAGTTTGGGTTTCTGCTCGTGCTTTGAAATCTGGTAAAGTTGAACGCGTTTAA
- a CDS encoding Asp23/Gls24 family envelope stress response protein has protein sequence MAVKIKTQAGTIEISNDVIATVVGGAATDIYGIVGMASKNQIKDNLNDILGKENYSRGVVVRQEENGVAVDVYIMVSYGTKISEVSRNVQEKVKYNLETMLGVVANSVNVFIQGVRVQPE, from the coding sequence ATGGCTGTAAAAATTAAAACACAAGCTGGAACCATTGAAATTTCAAATGATGTTATAGCAACAGTTGTCGGTGGTGCTGCCACAGATATTTACGGAATCGTTGGTATGGCAAGTAAAAATCAAATTAAAGATAATTTAAATGATATTTTAGGTAAAGAAAACTATTCTCGTGGGGTAGTAGTACGTCAAGAAGAGAATGGTGTAGCAGTAGATGTGTACATTATGGTAAGTTACGGAACAAAAATTTCTGAAGTAAGTCGTAATGTGCAAGAAAAAGTCAAATACAATCTTGAAACAATGCTTGGCGTTGTTGCAAATTCAGTAAATGTTTTTATCCAAGGCGTGCGCGTGCAACCTGAATAA
- a CDS encoding DAK2 domain-containing protein, whose translation MELKAINGGQFQAMVQVGANRLNQNAEFVNSLNVFPVPDGDTGTNMDLSMTSGAKAVREATTEHAGELAAILSKGLLMGARGNSGVILSQLFRGFSKKIEDKEELNAQDLADAFKNGVEVAYKAVMKPVEGTILTVSRGAAIAAEKKAKESDDALEVMEAALKGAKKALAKTPDMLPVLKEVGVVDSGGQGLVFIYEGFVESLSGKVVESEIYQPSPAQMEEMVNAEHHRSVQSHMSTEDIKFGYCTEIMVKIGEGPTVDSTFDYDTFRNYLNEIGDSLLVVADDEIIKVHVHTEQPGEVMNYGQKFGSLIKIKVDNMRLQHESLLDTPSAPAVEAPKEKVPYGIISIAAGKGVQDLFSSMGVNHVISGGQTMNPSTEDIMLAIQSVNAENVIILPNNKNIFMAADQAAEVSDVPTIVIPSKTISQGMTALLGFNDQVSLEENQKNMLEMLEGVTSGQVTTAVRDTSIDGVEIKKDDNLGMVEGKIVVSMPSRFDASLETLKQMIDDDTEIVTILIGEDGTSEEASLLEEALLEMDSDLEVEIHQGDQPVYPYLFAAE comes from the coding sequence GTGGAACTAAAAGCAATCAACGGAGGGCAATTTCAAGCAATGGTACAAGTCGGAGCCAATAGACTGAACCAAAACGCCGAATTTGTCAATTCTTTAAATGTTTTCCCGGTACCAGATGGTGATACGGGAACTAATATGGATTTATCGATGACTAGTGGAGCAAAAGCTGTTAGAGAGGCAACAACGGAACATGCTGGAGAATTAGCTGCAATATTATCTAAAGGCCTTTTAATGGGTGCACGTGGTAACTCTGGCGTTATCTTGTCACAATTATTCAGAGGATTCTCAAAAAAAATTGAAGACAAAGAAGAATTAAACGCACAAGACTTAGCAGATGCGTTTAAAAATGGTGTAGAAGTGGCGTATAAAGCAGTGATGAAACCTGTTGAAGGAACAATTCTGACTGTTTCTAGAGGTGCTGCGATTGCCGCGGAGAAAAAAGCCAAAGAGAGTGATGATGCACTAGAAGTCATGGAAGCTGCTCTTAAAGGTGCTAAAAAAGCGTTAGCTAAGACACCTGATATGTTGCCTGTCTTAAAAGAAGTTGGCGTGGTCGATAGTGGTGGACAAGGACTTGTTTTTATCTATGAAGGTTTCGTTGAGTCTTTATCTGGCAAAGTAGTTGAAAGTGAAATTTATCAACCATCACCAGCTCAAATGGAAGAGATGGTTAATGCTGAACATCATCGTAGTGTTCAAAGCCATATGTCAACTGAAGACATTAAATTTGGTTACTGTACAGAAATCATGGTAAAAATTGGTGAAGGACCAACAGTTGATAGTACGTTTGATTATGACACATTTAGAAATTACTTAAATGAAATTGGTGATTCATTATTAGTTGTAGCCGATGATGAAATCATCAAAGTTCATGTTCATACAGAGCAACCTGGTGAAGTCATGAATTATGGTCAAAAATTTGGTTCATTAATCAAAATTAAAGTGGATAATATGCGCTTGCAACATGAATCATTACTTGATACTCCAAGTGCACCAGCTGTAGAAGCACCAAAAGAAAAAGTGCCTTATGGTATTATTTCAATTGCTGCTGGTAAAGGGGTTCAAGACTTGTTTAGTAGCATGGGTGTTAACCACGTGATTAGTGGTGGACAAACAATGAATCCAAGCACAGAAGATATTATGTTAGCAATCCAATCAGTGAACGCTGAAAATGTGATTATCTTACCTAATAATAAAAATATCTTCATGGCAGCTGATCAAGCCGCTGAAGTGAGTGATGTGCCAACAATCGTGATTCCATCGAAAACAATTTCTCAAGGAATGACGGCTCTATTAGGATTTAATGATCAAGTATCACTTGAAGAAAATCAAAAAAATATGTTAGAAATGCTTGAAGGTGTAACAAGCGGTCAAGTCACAACGGCTGTTCGTGACACAAGCATTGATGGCGTTGAAATTAAAAAAGACGATAACTTGGGCATGGTTGAAGGAAAAATTGTGGTATCAATGCCAAGTCGTTTTGATGCAAGTTTAGAAACATTAAAACAAATGATTGATGATGACACTGAAATTGTGACAATCTTAATTGGTGAAGATGGAACAAGTGAAGAAGCATCATTATTAGAAGAAGCATTGCTTGAAATGGATAGTGATTTAGAAGTTGAGATTCACCAAGGAGATCAACCAGTTTATCCATATCTATTTGCAGCTGAATAA
- the recG gene encoding ATP-dependent DNA helicase RecG, producing MKQLSDSVATLSGVGPKRVETLKTLHIETINDLLTHYPFRYDDIQEKKLEEISDQEKVVLKGIAISDGVVNYYGHKKSRLVFRMMVEQAVITVTFFNQPFLKNKIHSSEEIAVFGKWDAKRKSLTGLKIMATQQQEEEFAPIYSVNKHIKQQTLVQLIKQGFEGYGELVEENLPDYLLEKYRLMPKQQAVRAMHFPESIEENRLAKRRLAFEEFFLFQLKMIQLKEEETAKEHGNPILYDVDELKQFIKTLPFELTNAQKRVVNEICADMRSPYHMHRLLQGDVGSGKTMVAALALFAAYTASYQGALMVPTEILAEQHMESLTELFENTPVRVALLTGSTKAKARRQILAELSEGEIDILVGTHALIQEEVQFSNLGIVITDEQHRFGVNQRKILREKGNHPDVLFMTATPIPRTLAITAYGEMDVSIIDELPAGRKPIETRWALPKQLDSILETMRELLKQGQQAYVICPLIEESEMLDVKNATEIYEHLSAFFSPTYHVDLLHGKMKADEKDAIMQKFKDNDTQVLVSTTVIEVGVNVPNATMMVIIDADRFGLAQLHQLRGRVGRGHKASYCVLIANPKSEQGKERMKIMTETTDGFVLSQKDLEMRGPGDFFGAKQSGLPEFKVGDMVADFIMLETAREEAISLWKTPEWIHDKSFAPLAKSIKSTTYQLNHLD from the coding sequence GTGAAACAGTTAAGTGATAGTGTAGCGACACTTAGTGGTGTTGGCCCAAAACGTGTGGAGACACTCAAAACATTACACATAGAAACGATTAATGATTTACTGACACATTATCCGTTTCGCTATGACGATATCCAAGAAAAAAAGTTAGAAGAAATTAGTGATCAAGAAAAAGTAGTCTTAAAAGGTATTGCCATTTCTGATGGGGTAGTCAATTATTATGGGCATAAAAAAAGCCGTTTAGTTTTTCGAATGATGGTGGAGCAGGCTGTTATAACTGTGACGTTTTTTAACCAACCCTTTTTAAAAAATAAAATTCATTCGTCAGAGGAAATTGCAGTTTTTGGTAAATGGGACGCAAAGAGAAAGTCGTTAACAGGTCTCAAAATTATGGCGACACAACAGCAAGAAGAAGAGTTTGCTCCCATCTATAGTGTGAATAAACACATCAAACAACAAACACTGGTTCAACTGATTAAACAGGGGTTTGAAGGGTATGGCGAGTTGGTTGAAGAAAACTTACCAGATTACTTATTGGAAAAATATAGATTGATGCCTAAACAACAAGCTGTTAGAGCTATGCATTTTCCAGAATCAATTGAAGAAAATCGTTTAGCAAAAAGGCGATTAGCTTTTGAAGAATTTTTCCTATTTCAATTAAAGATGATTCAATTAAAAGAAGAAGAAACAGCCAAAGAACATGGTAATCCTATTTTATATGATGTGGATGAGTTGAAACAGTTTATTAAGACATTACCGTTTGAATTAACGAATGCTCAAAAACGAGTTGTCAACGAAATTTGTGCTGACATGAGAAGTCCTTATCACATGCATCGCTTACTACAAGGAGATGTAGGGAGTGGGAAAACAATGGTAGCAGCACTTGCTTTATTTGCCGCTTACACGGCATCCTATCAAGGAGCATTAATGGTGCCAACAGAAATTTTAGCAGAACAACATATGGAAAGTCTAACTGAATTGTTTGAAAATACGCCAGTTAGAGTAGCGTTATTAACTGGTTCGACAAAAGCGAAAGCACGTCGTCAAATATTAGCTGAGCTTTCAGAAGGTGAAATTGATATTTTAGTTGGGACACATGCCTTAATTCAAGAAGAAGTCCAATTTTCTAATTTGGGTATTGTCATTACAGACGAGCAACATCGTTTTGGTGTGAATCAGCGAAAAATATTACGAGAAAAAGGCAATCATCCAGATGTGTTGTTTATGACAGCAACACCAATCCCTAGAACGTTGGCCATCACAGCTTATGGCGAAATGGATGTGTCGATTATTGATGAGTTACCAGCCGGACGAAAACCCATCGAAACACGTTGGGCCTTGCCAAAACAATTGGATAGTATTTTAGAAACTATGCGTGAGTTACTAAAACAAGGGCAACAAGCGTATGTGATTTGTCCGTTGATTGAAGAGTCAGAGATGCTAGATGTAAAAAATGCAACGGAAATTTACGAGCACTTATCTGCCTTTTTCTCTCCGACGTATCATGTTGATTTATTACATGGCAAGATGAAGGCTGATGAAAAAGACGCCATCATGCAAAAGTTCAAAGACAATGACACACAAGTATTGGTTTCAACAACTGTTATTGAAGTGGGCGTGAATGTCCCAAATGCCACGATGATGGTCATTATTGATGCAGATCGTTTTGGTTTAGCACAGCTTCATCAGTTACGTGGACGTGTTGGACGTGGGCACAAAGCGTCTTATTGTGTGTTGATAGCTAATCCAAAGAGTGAACAAGGTAAAGAGCGAATGAAAATCATGACGGAAACGACAGATGGTTTTGTATTGAGTCAAAAAGATTTGGAAATGCGAGGACCTGGTGACTTTTTTGGTGCCAAACAATCTGGTTTGCCTGAATTTAAAGTTGGTGATATGGTAGCTGATTTTATTATGTTAGAAACGGCAAGAGAAGAAGCCATTAGTCTTTGGAAAACGCCTGAGTGGATACATGATAAATCGTTTGCACCATTAGCTAAGAGTATCAAGAGCACGACATATCAATTAAATCATTTAGATTAA